A window of Cellulosimicrobium protaetiae genomic DNA:
CGACGTCGACGAGCGACGTGCGCTGCGCGCTCGTCTCGACCCGTGCGAGGTCGTCGAGGAGGCGCGTGCGGTGGTCGCCGCGCAGGTTCCCGTCGTTGACGAGGACCGTGACGCCGCGGTCCTCCTTGATCGCCTGGAGGCCGAGCGACCCGCACGCGCTCACCGCGAGCTCGAACTCGTCGTCGTGCGCGTAGTCCTCCGCGCGCGTGGAGAGGAGGACGGCGAGGTGCGACCGGCGCGTCTCCTCGAACTGGCGGACCATGAGCTGCCCGGTGCGGGCCGTCGTCTTCCAGTGGATGTGCCGGCGGTCGTCGCCCGGGACATAGTCGCGCAGCGCGTGGAACGACACGTCCGAGTTGGAGATGTCCGTCGTGACGCGGCCCTCGAGGTCCTTGAGGAACCCGGTGGACGAGCCGGAGAGGTTCTTCACGCGCGGGTGGACGAAGAGCTCCTCGGGCTCGGTCCAGACGACCTCGCGGCGCAGCAGCCCGAGCGGGTCGGCCCGCACCGAGCGGACCGGCCCGACCGAGATCACCGAGCGGCGGTGCGTCGGGACCGTGAAGATCTCCTCGTGGCTCGCCTGCGGGCGCAGGCGCGGGACCGGGAAGGTCGCCATGCCCTGCCCGACCGGCAGCTCCATGACCGACGGGAGGAGCGCACGGGCCGAGTCGTTGCGCACGTCGAGCCGGCCCACCGCGCGGTCGCCGACCGTCACGCGCTGCTGCGCGAGGTCGAGCACGACCGCGTAGCGGAACCGCCCGAGGACGAACGCGACGGCGGCGAGCAGAGAGACCGTGAGCAGGACCGCCACCACCAGCAGCTCGAGCCACGAGAAGGCCAGGCCGGCCCACCACGCGCCGACGGTCGCCACGAGCGCCGCCCAGCCGAAGGGGCTGACCGCCGAGGTGACCGGCTCGACGGTCCGGGTCACCGGCGCGAGCGCGCGACCGATCGGCGCGGCGACCCGGGCGAGGGGCGCCGCGAGAGATCGGAGCAGACCGGCGAGGGCCGACGACGGCGGTGGTCCGCCGGGGCTCCTGCCGCTCGGGCTGCCGGAGCGGACGCTCGGGCGGCCGGTCGAGGGGCCGTGTGAGGCGTTCATGCGATGAGCTCTCGATCGGTACGGGGGAGGACGGTCCGCCGGTCGGTAGGACGAGGGGCGGCACGGGGCGGGCGGCGTGGGGAGCGCCGCGCGTCCGGTCAGGCGGAGCGTCGCTCCTGCGGCGCCGCGACGTCGGCGAGGAGACGGCCGAGCACCGCCTCGTTCGTGGCGCCGGCGAACTCGGCCTCCGGGTCGAGGACGAGACGGTGCGCCCACGCCGGCTGCGCGAGCTCCTTGACGTCGTCGGGCAGCACGTAGTTGCGCCCGTGGGCGGCGGCCCAGACCTTCGCGCAGCGCACGAGAGCGAGCGCACCGCGGACCGAGACGCCGACGCGCACCTCCGGCGCGTTGCGCGTCTCCTCGGCGAGGCGGGAGACGTACTCGAGGACGGCACCGTCGACGTGGACCCGCGCGGCGAGCTCGGCCATCTCGGTCACGGCCTGCGTGGTGATGAGCGGCTGGAGCGTCTTGCTGCGGTCGCGCACGGCGGCGCCGGACAGGATCTCGACCGTCGACGCGTGGTCGGGGTACCCGATCGACGCCTTCATGAGGAAGCGGTCGAGCTGGGCCTCGGGGAGGCGGTAGGTGCCGGCCTGCTCGATCGGGTTCTGCGTCGCGATGACCATGAACGGGCGGCCGACCTCGTGGCCCACGCCGTCGACCGTGACCCGGCCCTCCTCCATGACCTCGAGGAGCGCCGACTGCGTCTTCGGGGACGCGCGGTTGATCTCGTCCGCCAGGACGATCGACGCGAAGATCGGGCCCTGGTGGAACTCGAACTTCCCGGTCTTCTGGTCGTAGATCGTCACGCCCGTGACGTCGGACGGGAGGAGGTCGGGCGTGAACTGGATGCGGTTGTTCGTGCCCTGGACGCTCGCCGCGAGGGCCCGCGCGAGCGACGTCTTGCCGGTGCCCGGCGCGTCCTCGAGGAGGATGTGGCCCTCGGAGAGCATGCACGTCAGGGTCAGGCGCACCACGTGCGCCTTGCCGAGGACGGCCTGGCCGACGTTGCCGACGAGGCGGTCGAAGGTCTGAGCGAACCAGGTGGCCTGCTCGGGGGTCATCGTGCTCATGGTGTTCCGTTTCTCGTGCGCGTGGTCGGTCGTGCGTCTCGGGGCGTGGGGGCCGCTACCAGGTGAACGCGGGTGTCTCGGTGCCGTCCTTGAAGACGATCTTGACCTGGTCGCCCGGTGCGCCGTAGTAGCACTGGACACGTTGGCGTCCGTTGCTCAGGTTGATCGTCCACCAGTAGGTCCCCTGCGCCTGGAAGCTGGCGCTGGGCGAGAAGTCGTGCCAGCCCCCGTCGGAGCCCCAGCACTGGTACTGCACCGTGCCGGTCGCCCCGTTGGGGTCGATCCCCAGCCACTGGCAGGAGCTGTGGCTGCACCCCTCGAGCCCCTGGGCGTTCGAGTGCTTGTAGACGGTCGGCACCGGGCGGGCGTCGGTCTTGGCGGAGTCGCACGCCTCGGCGGACGCGTTGCCCTCGCTGTCCTTCGCGACGGCGCACAGCCTGGCCGTCTCGCTGTAGCCGAGCCCGGTCGCGGTGTACGTCTTGGAGCCCGAGCCCGCGGACTCGGTGACGGTGAACGAGCCGGACTTCGCCCCGCTCACGCTGATGGTCACGTTGCGCCCGTTGGTCGAGCCCTTGACGGTGAACGTCACCTGCCCCTTGCCCCCGCTCGCCGAGACCGTGGGGCGCGGAGGCGGTCCGTACGGCGTCGCCGAGTTGGCCGACGACGCACCGCCGGCCTCGTTGGCCCCGTCGACGCCCGCGACGGCACGCACCTTGATCGAGTAGGCCTTTCCGTTGGTGAGCCCGCCGACGACCTTGTCGTCGGCCAGGCGCTGCCAGCCACCCCCGGCGTCGTACTGGTAGAAGATCTCGCTCGCCTTGACCCCGTTGCCGGAGGCCGCGCCGAACGACAGCTTCACCTGCCTGTTCGTCCCGGTCGCCGTCGCCCGGAGGTTCGACACCGTCCCGGGTGCGGCGAAGGCGCGGACCGGGTCGGAAGCGGGCGAGAACTCGGCGTCGCCGAACTTGTCGGTCGCCTTGTTGTGGGCCCGCACGCGGAACGTGTAGCCCGTCGTGTCTGCGGGGACTCCGAGGGTCGTCGACGTCGCGCCGCCGCCCGCCGTCGCGGTCTTCACGACGGAACCACCCTGGACCGCCTCGATCGTGTACTTCGAGATCGCCGCGCCGTTGTCGGACGGGGCGCCCCACGCGACCTGCATCTGCGACGTGCTGCCGATCGACGTGCGCTTGACGGTCGGCTTCGCCGGCGCGGCGGGCTTGCCCGCGGGCGTCTCCGCCGTCGAGTACTCGCCCCACTCCGAGGGGTCGGGGGCGAGGTTGTTCGCTCGGGCACGCACCTTGTACGCGACGCCGTTCTTCAGCCCGTCCCACGTCACGGACGTCCCGACGAGCGCGGTCTTCTGGACCGCTCCGCCCGGGGGCGCAGGAGAGATCTCCAGGTCGACGGTCTCGATCGCGGACCGGTCGGTGTAGGTCTTGTTCTCCCAGGTGACGATGAGGGACTGGTCGCCGAACTCGAGGGTGGGTGCGGCGGGCGGGTCGGGCTTCTCGTCGGGGCGTGCCTCGGCCGAGGGCGGGGAGGCGGGTCCGTCGCCGACCGCGTTGGTCGCGAACACGGTGAAGGTGTACTTCACGTTGTTGGTCAGGCCGTCGAGGGTGCAGGTGGTGGTGCCGCACTCCTTGGTGTAGCCGTTCTGGGAGCGGACGGTGTAGCCGGTGATGTCGGCGCCGTTGTTGTTCGGCGGGTCCCAGGACAGCACGACGGTCTTCGAGCGGACCTCGTCGACCTGCGGGGTGGCGGGCGCCTCGGGCTTGCCGAGCACCTTGAGCTGCACACGACCCTCGACCTCACGATCGGGGTCCTGGGTCGCGTCCTGCACCCGGTAGCGGACCACCATGACGCCCACGAAGTCGTCCTGGGGCGTGACCGAGACCTGGTCGCCCGCCACGTCGGCCGACCCCTGCCCGGTCTCGACGATCGCGTCCACGAGCCGGAGCGGGGTGTCGGGGAAGGGGTTGGAGTCGTTGGCGAGCACGTCGACCGTGGTGGCCTTGCCCTGGTGGGCGTCGTCGACGGTGTCCTGGTTGGCGCGGACGAGCGGGCGCGTGGAGGCCACGACGGTGAGGGTCGCGGTGCCCTCGACCGGGGGGTGCTCGCCGTCGGTGACGGTGATCGGGACCTGGACGACCGAGCCCTTGGGGACGTCCGGGGTGGCCTGGGCGTGCAGCGTGGTGCCCTCGAGGCTCACGGTGACGCCCTCGGCAGCACCGGACGTCCCGAACGTCAGGGGGTCGCCGTCGGCGTCCGTGGCGAACCGCGCGAGGTCGACCGAGGCCTCCTCGCCCGCCGCGACGTCGAGCGTCGGGGACCCGACGAGCTCGGGCGCGAGGTTCTCCGGCGGCAGGACCTGGACGGGGATGGTCAGGACGTTGGTCCGACCCTCGGGGTCGTCGGGGCCGGAGCCGTCGGTCACCTCAAACGACACCGACGCCGGGCCGGTGTACGCGGGGTCCGGCGTGTAGACGATCTCGGTGACGGACGGGATCTCGCGCGAGCCCTCCGTGACCTTGACGGTCTCCTCCGTCGTGAGGCGCGGGGTCTTCCCCTCGACCACGAGCACGTGCTCGGTGATGTCGATCGGCAGCGACTCGCCCGCCAGCACCTCGAGGCGGGTTCCCGGCCGGAGCGTCGGCTTCTGGTCGGTGAGGCCGGGGACCTTGACGAAGGCCTTGGCGGTGAGGCCGTCGACGTCGGTGACGGTGTAGGTCACGACCTGGCGGTTCTCGGTGAGGGTGACGACGAGCTCGCCGGTGTCGGTGACGGTGGTGGTGGTCGCGTCGGTGGTGACGGTGAGCTCGGTCGCGGCGCCGTCGGGGTCCTCGTCGTTGTCCAGGACGGGGACGGTGACCTCGGTCTTGCCGAGGATGTCCTCGACGGGCACGGTGTCGTCGCGCGCGACGGGGGGCAGCAGGGGGGCGTCGGCGGCGACGTTGACGGTGACGGCGCCGGTGG
This region includes:
- a CDS encoding DUF58 domain-containing protein, with the translated sequence MNASHGPSTGRPSVRSGSPSGRSPGGPPPSSALAGLLRSLAAPLARVAAPIGRALAPVTRTVEPVTSAVSPFGWAALVATVGAWWAGLAFSWLELLVVAVLLTVSLLAAVAFVLGRFRYAVVLDLAQQRVTVGDRAVGRLDVRNDSARALLPSVMELPVGQGMATFPVPRLRPQASHEEIFTVPTHRRSVISVGPVRSVRADPLGLLRREVVWTEPEELFVHPRVKNLSGSSTGFLKDLEGRVTTDISNSDVSFHALRDYVPGDDRRHIHWKTTARTGQLMVRQFEETRRSHLAVLLSTRAEDYAHDDEFELAVSACGSLGLQAIKEDRGVTVLVNDGNLRGDHRTRLLDDLARVETSAQRTSLVDVARVAGLTISDASVVAFIVGSRVTPTELRAASARLPQDVRVMAIQCVPGASLSRHAIAELVVLTIGELGELPLALRRLND
- a CDS encoding AAA family ATPase — encoded protein: MSTMTPEQATWFAQTFDRLVGNVGQAVLGKAHVVRLTLTCMLSEGHILLEDAPGTGKTSLARALAASVQGTNNRIQFTPDLLPSDVTGVTIYDQKTGKFEFHQGPIFASIVLADEINRASPKTQSALLEVMEEGRVTVDGVGHEVGRPFMVIATQNPIEQAGTYRLPEAQLDRFLMKASIGYPDHASTVEILSGAAVRDRSKTLQPLITTQAVTEMAELAARVHVDGAVLEYVSRLAEETRNAPEVRVGVSVRGALALVRCAKVWAAAHGRNYVLPDDVKELAQPAWAHRLVLDPEAEFAGATNEAVLGRLLADVAAPQERRSA